One segment of Ipomoea triloba cultivar NCNSP0323 chromosome 12, ASM357664v1 DNA contains the following:
- the LOC115998150 gene encoding patellin-3-like produces the protein MAHEEAVQVQKPAEEVVVVPEVSSGPEKPLPATVDSVPVPESEMPPEKEGDSGEETAPKDSENENTLPQADGHLKEETHKKALQEFKKLVQDALRNHEFSDSPNNAKTEPQKTEEKKTLGSCIEKEDTSSEPSVQSEESQTDDGAKTVEAIAETIIAVSTSEDAKTSVQCETNPDNQQPEEPVSIWGIKLMEDEKTDVILLKFLQARDFKVKEAFTMLKNTITWRKQFKIEDLLEEDLETGSEWERVVFMHGHSKDGHPVCYNVYGHFQNKDLYTNTFSDEEKRQRFLRWRIQFLEKSIRKLDFTPGGISSIVQVNDLKNSPGPAKWELRQATKQALHLLQDNYPEFLAKQVFINVPWWYLAVSRMTSPFLTQRTKSKFVFAGPSKSAETLFKYIAAEQVPIQYGGLSKDGEFGTADSVTEITVKPSAKHIVEFPVTQKCILTWEMRVVGWEVSYGAEFVPSAEDGYTVIIQKLRKFVGNSACEEEVVCNSFKITEPGKVVLTIDNHTSKKKKLLYRLKAKPSLD, from the exons ATGGCTCATGAAGAAGCAGTTCAAGTTCAGAAGCCCGCAGAGGAAGTGGTGGTTGTGCCTGAAGTTTCATCAGGCCCTGAGAAGCCATTACCAGCTACCGTAGACTCTGTTCCGGTGCCGGAATCAGAGATGCCGCCGGAGAAAGAAGGCGATTCCGGCGAAGAAACCGCGCCAAAGGACTCAGAAAACGAAAACACACTTCCCCAGGCTGACGGCCACTTGAAGGAAGAAACTCACAAGAAAGCACTCCAAGAATTCAAAAAACTCGTTCAAGACGCTCTCAGAAACCACGAATTCAGTGATTCTCCCAATAACGCAAAAACAGAGCCCCAGAAAACAGAAGAGAAGAAAACACTCGGAAGCTGTATCGAGAAAGAGGACACAAGCTCCGAGCCTTCAGTTCAATCCGAGGAATCCCAAACCGACGACGGAGCCAAAACGGTGGAAGCCATAGCAGAAACCATAATCGCAGTTTCAACCTCGGAGGACGCTAAAACCTCTGTTCAATGCGAAACAAACCCAGATAACCAGCAACCGGAAGAACCGGTATCCATTTGGGGGATCAAACTAATGGAAGACGAAAAAACCGACGTAATTCTCCTCAAGTTCCTACAAGCCCGAGATTTCAAGGTAAAAGAAGCATTCACAATGCTGAAAAACACCATTACCTGGAGAAAACAATTCAAAATCGAAGATCTTCTAGAAGAAGATCTGGAAACCGGGAGTGAATGGGAGAGAGTTGTGTTCATGCATGGACACAGCAAAGATGGCCACCCCGTTTGCTACAACGTTTACGGCCATTTCCAGAACAAAGATCTCTACACTAACACCTTCTCCGATGAAGAAAAAAGACAGAGATTCCTGAGATGGAGAATTCAGTTTCTTGAGAAGAGTATAAGGAAACTGGACTTTACACCTGGTGGGATTTCCTCCATTGTTCAGGTCAACGATCTGAAGAACTCTCCAGGGCCTGCAAAATGGGAGCTTAGACAAGCTACCAAACAGGCTCTTCATTTGCTCCAGGATAACTATCCTGAATTCCTTGCCAAACAG gtGTTTATCAATGTGCCTTGGTGGTATCTAGCAGTGAGCAGAATGACCAGTCCCTTTTTGACCCAAAGGACCAAAAGCAAGTTTGTCTTTGCTGGCCCTTCCAAATCAGCTGAAACCCTTTTCAA ATACATAGCTGCTGAACAAGTGCCTATTCAGTATGGAGGACTGAGCAAAGATGGAGAGTTTGGAACAGCTGATAGTGTCACTGAAATTACTGTTAAGCCCTCTGCCAAACATATTGTTGAGTTCCCAGTCACTCAG AAGTGCATTCTGACATGGGAGATGAGAGTTGTGGGATGGGAAGTAAGCTATGGAGCAGAGTTTGTACCGAGCGCAGAAGATGGGTACACTGTGATAATACAGAAACTCAGAAAATTTGTTGGTAACTCAGCCTGTGAAGAAGAAGTGGTTTGCAATAGTTTCAAGATTACTGAACCTGGAAAAGTGGTTCTCACCATTGATAATCACACCTCCAAGAAGAAGAAGCTCCTCTATCGTTTGAAAGCCAAACCTTCCCTTGATTAA